One region of Exiguobacterium acetylicum genomic DNA includes:
- a CDS encoding DUF5057 domain-containing protein, translating into MMKQWVRLALAILLIFSSFTYIHEPHSKAATGEKFKILEIRDEWSTTNRIDPGATITSLSLLKELSTSQYEIKMMTVKELNASRFPLDGAFDAIVFDPSINSVDKDKYSTELSIFDKKSHNTSKIENDITQLKSNEILNAFVRKGLPVYLHKDVFTHDKSNFSKILKNYVSTQSTTSYENINDVINSLKQKNNMRPRISSVTVKQDGNTLSTVSSIAVPNRPIEFSYVLDQPVTGATVALYIDFDSNDQFDESEKEDELPAVSNGKLTYTFDVPSYTGPRQWMLRITKDGKTDYKTGSFLMKDQLAEAKVLQVLGTKGTGSLLKDLTGENLSKADFYNFKLDVIESSKFLSEANSKDLNSSYDMLIFGFQDTYGTANLDVLAFDKIKSFTSTGQGLMLTHDTIFRSNVKAAPTRWESDYAAASGQTYYTNMGYGATKPSKKAIRQNEGQMTAYPFSLDKEISIAQTHNQYFALDLEQPDLIPWYNIKETQTSTDSGRTVGDARNHYYMYTKGNITYSGAGHTSSFPDVGERNLFTNTMYRAFIGANHKPLLKNILPLDQTSYLESEPLTISYQINDYDLRDRELKTRIFIDGVQVYENNKIQNNSLVSQTFNQKLLGKSNVTIRIEAEDQRGAKTVETRTVKVVSPSASEPFALTRSINPSMIPRGETAEITYTINPIMLQQHEAIGNNGKKTDKYTVFMEDILFREKFPDNLEIVSISGLNDKNISGQNVSGSLDPIEYVEEIPDLHKGMWKPVKDKITFSIIVKAKESNGAYILEQKDNSLTSAKNIYKEIANGKREKVTTIANNSQSFNSLGYALTPGFATRVSIPPVQMKITTPSYRVLPEINPVGSKYGVMNWSIEDENIATIDNEGVVRPKKVGKTRIKLVLPVANGKTLTATSELIIEDEFKELSVTKMFTELFVGETQSFEAKALMYSGQELPIRWIIDPAANTVVNEISNGKLELTGKTPGTVKVKAVVPATAGSSTYLAQSPEYTIQVKLPELSVSPNNLELWVGSNKDVTAIFNPNYPLPFTVSTVSNAIQLNQTSTGYTITGKSGTPSGPVEAILKLTDFPSTIAKTLIRVRENPTNLTAADLMMTMKDDDKLPSLRWLPVTATEKFYRLEVLQGKEYVRVDPTGQALQPLRPGAARIKVTALKENKTILEVMKDNQSTPLTTTFKVNISSESNPAKYDGDVY; encoded by the coding sequence ATGATGAAACAGTGGGTCCGTCTAGCCTTAGCCATCTTACTGATTTTTTCAAGTTTTACGTATATACATGAACCGCATTCCAAAGCGGCAACGGGTGAAAAGTTTAAGATTTTAGAGATTCGAGATGAATGGTCGACGACGAACCGGATTGATCCTGGAGCGACCATTACGTCATTGTCACTGTTAAAAGAGTTGAGTACTAGTCAATACGAAATCAAGATGATGACGGTCAAGGAACTGAATGCTTCTCGCTTCCCTCTTGATGGAGCATTTGATGCGATCGTTTTTGATCCGTCTATTAATAGTGTAGATAAAGATAAATACTCAACAGAATTGTCTATTTTCGATAAAAAATCTCACAACACAAGTAAAATCGAAAATGATATTACGCAACTAAAAAGTAATGAGATTCTTAATGCATTTGTTCGAAAAGGACTACCAGTGTATCTTCATAAAGACGTCTTCACGCATGATAAAAGTAATTTCTCGAAGATTTTGAAAAACTACGTCTCAACGCAATCAACCACTTCTTACGAAAATATCAATGATGTCATTAACTCATTGAAGCAAAAAAACAATATGCGTCCTCGGATTTCGAGTGTGACGGTAAAACAAGATGGTAATACATTGTCGACAGTTAGTTCGATTGCTGTACCGAATCGACCGATTGAATTTAGTTATGTCCTTGATCAACCTGTAACAGGTGCGACTGTAGCACTTTATATCGATTTTGACAGCAACGATCAGTTTGATGAATCAGAAAAAGAAGACGAACTACCGGCTGTTTCTAACGGGAAACTTACCTATACATTTGATGTTCCAAGTTATACTGGACCACGTCAATGGATGCTTCGAATTACCAAGGACGGTAAGACGGATTATAAAACGGGGAGTTTTTTAATGAAAGACCAGTTAGCTGAAGCAAAAGTACTTCAAGTTCTTGGAACGAAGGGAACTGGTTCTCTTTTGAAAGACTTAACAGGAGAGAATTTGAGTAAAGCTGATTTTTATAACTTCAAATTAGATGTTATAGAGTCGTCTAAATTTTTAAGCGAAGCGAATTCCAAAGATTTAAATTCTTCATATGATATGTTGATCTTTGGATTCCAAGATACGTATGGTACTGCTAACCTTGATGTGCTAGCTTTCGATAAGATTAAGTCGTTCACGAGTACTGGACAGGGATTGATGTTGACTCACGATACCATCTTTAGATCAAATGTAAAAGCTGCGCCAACACGTTGGGAATCAGATTATGCTGCAGCATCAGGTCAAACCTACTATACAAACATGGGATATGGTGCAACTAAACCATCTAAAAAGGCGATTCGTCAAAATGAAGGACAAATGACTGCATATCCTTTTTCTCTAGACAAGGAGATTTCAATTGCTCAAACGCATAATCAGTACTTTGCTCTCGATTTAGAACAACCAGATTTAATACCGTGGTATAACATTAAAGAAACTCAAACAAGTACGGATAGTGGTAGGACGGTTGGTGACGCTCGAAACCACTACTACATGTACACTAAAGGAAATATCACGTATTCAGGTGCTGGACACACTTCTTCTTTTCCTGATGTAGGGGAGCGTAATCTATTTACGAATACTATGTATCGTGCCTTCATCGGAGCGAATCATAAACCGTTATTAAAAAATATCTTACCTCTTGATCAAACTTCATATTTAGAAAGTGAACCTTTAACAATTTCTTACCAAATCAACGATTATGATTTGCGTGATCGTGAACTAAAAACACGTATATTTATTGACGGAGTACAAGTGTACGAAAATAATAAAATTCAAAATAACTCATTGGTCAGTCAAACGTTTAATCAAAAATTACTTGGAAAATCTAATGTCACTATTCGGATTGAAGCAGAGGATCAACGTGGAGCGAAGACAGTAGAAACAAGAACAGTTAAAGTCGTCAGTCCTTCAGCATCGGAGCCATTTGCGCTGACACGTTCCATCAATCCATCAATGATTCCAAGAGGAGAAACAGCAGAAATCACATACACGATTAATCCAATCATGTTACAACAACATGAAGCAATTGGTAATAATGGTAAAAAAACAGACAAATATACGGTATTCATGGAAGATATTCTTTTCCGTGAAAAATTCCCGGATAATTTAGAAATCGTATCGATTAGTGGATTGAATGATAAAAATATCTCTGGTCAAAATGTGAGTGGTAGTCTAGATCCGATTGAGTACGTAGAAGAAATACCAGATTTGCATAAAGGCATGTGGAAGCCTGTAAAAGATAAGATTACTTTTTCGATCATAGTGAAAGCAAAGGAATCTAATGGTGCTTATATATTAGAACAAAAAGATAATTCACTAACCTCAGCTAAGAATATCTATAAAGAAATTGCTAATGGAAAAAGAGAAAAAGTTACTACGATCGCAAATAATTCACAGTCATTTAATTCGCTTGGGTATGCGTTAACACCTGGATTCGCAACACGTGTTTCGATCCCTCCGGTCCAAATGAAAATTACTACACCTTCTTATAGAGTACTACCGGAAATAAACCCGGTTGGAAGTAAATATGGAGTTATGAATTGGTCCATTGAAGATGAGAATATTGCTACAATAGACAACGAAGGAGTAGTTCGACCAAAGAAAGTTGGAAAGACAAGAATTAAATTAGTACTTCCAGTTGCAAACGGTAAAACATTAACTGCTACATCTGAATTGATTATCGAAGACGAGTTTAAAGAGTTATCTGTGACTAAAATGTTTACTGAGTTGTTTGTCGGAGAAACTCAGTCATTTGAAGCTAAAGCTTTAATGTATTCAGGTCAAGAGTTACCCATTCGTTGGATTATTGACCCTGCTGCAAATACGGTAGTAAACGAAATATCTAATGGTAAATTAGAGTTGACAGGAAAGACACCAGGAACAGTCAAAGTCAAAGCGGTCGTACCTGCGACAGCCGGAAGCTCTACTTATCTTGCTCAGTCGCCAGAGTACACGATCCAAGTCAAGTTGCCGGAACTATCCGTCTCGCCAAACAATCTTGAACTGTGGGTCGGATCGAATAAAGATGTGACAGCAATATTCAATCCAAACTATCCGTTGCCATTTACAGTTTCTACTGTGAGTAATGCGATTCAATTGAATCAGACATCGACTGGATATACGATTACTGGTAAAAGCGGTACGCCGAGTGGACCGGTCGAAGCTATTCTCAAGTTAACCGATTTCCCTAGTACGATTGCAAAAACTCTTATTCGAGTACGTGAAAATCCAACTAACCTGACAGCTGCTGACTTGATGATGACAATGAAGGATGATGATAAATTACCATCGCTTCGTTGGTTACCAGTGACGGCGACGGAAAAATTCTATCGCTTGGAAGTGCTCCAAGGTAAGGAATATGTCAGGGTTGATCCAACAGGACAGGCGCTACAACCACTTCGTCCAGGAGCTGCACGTATCAAAGTAACCGCATTAAAGGAAAATAAAACTATTCTTGAAGTTATGAAAGACAATCAAAGTACACCACTAACAACTACATTTAAGGTGAATATCAGTTCAGAATCGAATCCAGCTAAATATGATGGAGATGTTTATTAA